CCGACGCGGTCACCAAGCGGGGCGCCAAGCACCTCGCGGAGCTGTCCGAAATCGCCAGGGCGGGCGCGCGGGCGGTCATGTTTTTTCTGGTGCAGCGCGAGGACTGCGCCTACATGGAGGTGGCCGACGACATCGACCCGGCCTACGGGCGAGCCCTGCGCGACGCCGCCGGGCAGGGGGTCGAGCTACACTGCCACGCCTGCACCCTGAGCCCCCAGGCGATCGAACTGGACCGTCGCTTGGCGCTGAGGCTATAACCGCTTCTTAGGCGTTTGGCCCTAGTGGTGTCTGCGTGATTGCTTCTGAAGGGCCGCCGAGGCCCCCGACTGGCTGTTTGTTACTGGCTGTTTGTTAGATGACCTCGACGGAACAAGGACTTGCGATGGACGCCCAGAATGGTGACGAGCGCCGCATAACCATCCACGGGCCTGAGGAGTTCGACGGCATGCGCCGCGCCGGTGCGCTGGCGGCAACCACGCTCGATTTCATCACGCCCACCGTCGAGCCGGGCGTCACCACGGGCGAGCTCGACCGCCTCTGCCATGAATTCATACTCGACCACAAGGCGGTGCCCGCGCCGCTCAACTACCGGGGCTTCCCCAAGTCGATCTGCACCTCGGTCAACCACGTGGTCTGCCACGGCATCCCGAACGAGGACAAGCGGCTCGTCGACGGGGACATCGTCAACATCGACGTCACCGTGATTCTCGACGGCTGGCACGGCGACACCAGCCGCATGTTCTACGTCGGGTCGCCCAGCGTGAAGGCGCGCCGCCTCTGCGAGGTCACCTACGAGGCGATGATGCACGGCATCGGGGTCGTGCGGCCCGGCGCCACCCTCGGCGATATCGGCCACGCCAT
This portion of the Kiloniellales bacterium genome encodes:
- the map gene encoding type I methionyl aminopeptidase; this translates as MDAQNGDERRITIHGPEEFDGMRRAGALAATTLDFITPTVEPGVTTGELDRLCHEFILDHKAVPAPLNYRGFPKSICTSVNHVVCHGIPNEDKRLVDGDIVNIDVTVILDGWHGDTSRMFYVGSPSVKARRLCEVTYEAMMHGIGVVRPGATLGDIGHAIQTHAEKNRFSVVRDFCGHGLGRVFHTAPSVLHYGRPGQGTVLREGMFFTIEPMINAGKFQVKILQDGWTAVTRDRSLSAQFEHSIGVTADGHEIFTLSPKEWHAPPYGT